One Rhizobium sp. NRK18 genomic window carries:
- a CDS encoding IclR family transcriptional regulator C-terminal domain-containing protein, with product MRETDFMGGFAKGLSIIEAFGGDQPRLTIAEAAKRTGLDRATARRCLLTLSGLGYADYDGKFFALTPKILRLGQAYLSATPLPAIVQPHLDRLAEKAGQSASVSVLDGTEIVYVARASLKKIMSISLMAGSRMPAYCTSMGRVLLAALPEAKAREVLEHSSLEARTPLTKTNFDQIMAELATIRAKGHAVIDQELELGLCSIAVPLINARGETIAALNIGAASTSAPAADMPGLYLEQLIETQQALHPILR from the coding sequence GTGCGCGAAACGGATTTTATGGGAGGCTTTGCCAAGGGGCTGAGCATCATCGAAGCCTTTGGCGGCGATCAGCCGAGGCTGACGATTGCGGAAGCCGCCAAGCGCACGGGGCTCGACCGGGCCACGGCGCGCCGGTGTCTCCTGACGCTGTCGGGGCTCGGCTATGCCGACTATGACGGCAAGTTCTTCGCGCTGACGCCGAAGATCCTCCGGCTCGGGCAGGCCTATCTTTCCGCGACCCCGCTGCCGGCGATCGTCCAGCCGCATCTCGACCGGCTTGCCGAAAAGGCCGGGCAGAGCGCCTCCGTCTCGGTTCTCGACGGAACGGAAATCGTCTACGTGGCGCGCGCCTCGTTGAAAAAGATCATGTCGATCAGCCTGATGGCCGGGAGCCGAATGCCGGCATACTGTACCTCCATGGGGCGGGTGCTGCTTGCCGCGCTGCCGGAAGCAAAGGCGCGCGAAGTGCTCGAACATTCGAGCCTCGAGGCGCGCACGCCTTTGACGAAGACCAATTTCGATCAGATCATGGCGGAGCTGGCGACGATCCGGGCCAAGGGGCATGCAGTCATCGACCAGGAGCTCGAGCTCGGCCTTTGCTCGATTGCGGTGCCGCTCATCAATGCGCGGGGCGAGACGATCGCGGCGCTCAACATCGGCGCTGCATCAACCAGTGCACCGGCGGCAGACATGCCCGGCCTCTACCTGGAGCAACTCATCGAAACCCAGCAGGCGCTGCACCCGATCCTCCGCTAG
- a CDS encoding DUF6165 family protein codes for MIEVPVSYGELIDKITILEIKSARIADDGKLANVRKELALLEGKLGDTVNVPAVAEIRAALFEVNATLWDIEDAIRDCEHAGNFGPEFVKLARAVYVTNDERAELKRKINIALDSAIIEEKSYKPYKA; via the coding sequence ATGATTGAAGTGCCCGTTTCCTATGGCGAACTGATCGACAAGATCACGATTCTCGAAATCAAGAGCGCCCGAATTGCCGACGACGGCAAGCTCGCCAATGTCCGCAAGGAACTGGCGTTACTCGAGGGAAAGCTCGGCGATACGGTCAATGTGCCGGCGGTTGCGGAAATCCGTGCGGCGCTTTTCGAGGTCAACGCGACGCTCTGGGACATCGAAGATGCGATCCGCGATTGTGAACATGCGGGCAATTTCGGCCCGGAATTCGTCAAGCTGGCGCGTGCCGTCTACGTTACCAACGACGAACGCGCAGAGCTGAAGCGAAAGATCAACATAGCCCTTGATTCTGCGATCATTGAGGAAAAATCCTATAAGCCCTACAAGGCTTAA
- a CDS encoding tetratricopeptide repeat protein, with the protein MAVQGALQDCVKLIGAGKAADAVANLQALAEDHPDDADVHHYLGLALHLSGRSAEGIAVLKKAAELEPDNAAIHQNMVLPFLATGDVQQAIAAGERSVALAPRSLGARVNFILALTRGGDWQKAAVACEEALSAFADNPTLLTQMGHILLQLDRREEAEEHLRRALAIRPEEHEASYNLGVLLQRQGNDGEAVEYYRRTLDSDPRHQGAIINRAVCLRNLGRVTDALTALESAPLKPEDFPALAYNIAWTKLLLGRWSEAWADYEKRVGVLPQPARATVSDAPLWRGEDLTGKTVVVLHEQGLGDTIQFVRLLPLIGEKAEKVIFVCQPQLHALLKTFPAFRDNSERFELVADGEAPLPTHDYHKLLMSLPGLLGLQPDQPNGGFPYLSAEPERKDKWAAFPDRPEGTARPLRIGLSWQGNPNAATERGRSVPLEVFATLGALGDGVEFISLQKGPGADQPAPDGLNLLKPGPDFDAGSDAFLDTAGLIASLDLVITSDTAVAHLAGAMGRPVWLLLMAAPDWRWGLSGELTAWYPTMRLFRQPEQGDWAGVMARVATELKGLVDAPQPIDPDPGTIALEQAIAVNRRGDFTGAAKLYRHMMARRGRSAQLLNLTAMAELEAGGRAREAALACLPLALHSLALAPAVTDFWSNLSIALDSAGFHRDSERALIVALKVDPAHIPSHLSLVRREIAAGHPDGALSRAKALLSHHPDNLAVLSAYANACTAIDRPEEAERALAKACRLAPADSKLLVQWGAALLALGRSDEAARAWERAIIADPANSDAWNNLGVQERSHGEPDIAVWFQRQAVAARPGNAEAWSNLGVSEMDAGREEEAIACFRKAIELRPAYADPKMALGMALMNNGDLAAGLPLYEERLNVGALGLGATRPKLDEWKGEDPAGKSFLLLAEQGFGDAFQFVRYAAVLKERGAAKVFVGCRGKIAALMAGAKGVDGVVREGDRFPATDYYAFMMSLPMLCGTRVESIPSYPSYLTANDERQTRWAEWLNRKPGFRVGIVWQGNPDPKVDRGRSFPLSTLEPLAAIPGVRLIALQKGPGEEQIAALSGRFAIDQPPEDFDSGPDAFADTAAMMMNLDLIVTSDTATAHLAGALGKPVWILLKAKAEWRFLRGRSDSPWYPSARLFRQVAGETPGSPFAGAVGRLARELEKLVRGDRSVLFRTHVEPEAPPAPTSEREQFAAAIRAHVAGKTEVARKGYAGLLSKPKTEPEALHMLGAMALETQNFARAHLFFLKAQEKGLKTREFRTNFAIALRNLGKVAEAEAMLRGCLAEKETAEAQMTLGNLLRDDGRFSEAIAAYERAIILRPEISKSHRGLANALKDVGRTDEAIDAFNKALALAPGDTETLIDRAHAYLQKGNLPAGFKDYEHRFFGLEMKDRKLAIPRWRGEPIGDKVLFVHGEQGFGDQIQFARFVVQAATMAGHVVLELRDPLIPLFRALPGTENVIITRQGIDPVPIADFEIPMLSLPLVFGTTLETLPRPVPFAVDQAAVETWRATFGGKGKFRVGLVWQGNPNARADNGRSPPLKSLAPLFDLPDMHFVALQFRDGLDQLRDVPFADRIEVPGEALGDFASTAAAMQALDLVISSCTSSLHLAATQGLPTFGLLKYNSDWRWMRDRSDSPWYPKLRLIRQPKMGDWDSVAEKAATALKSFAEWRR; encoded by the coding sequence GTGGCGGTTCAAGGCGCCCTGCAGGATTGTGTAAAGCTGATCGGCGCCGGCAAGGCGGCCGACGCAGTGGCGAACCTTCAGGCGCTCGCCGAGGACCATCCGGACGATGCCGACGTTCATCATTATCTCGGCCTCGCTTTGCATCTCTCCGGTCGCTCGGCCGAGGGCATCGCGGTTCTGAAAAAGGCAGCCGAGCTCGAACCGGACAATGCCGCCATTCACCAGAACATGGTTCTGCCGTTTCTGGCCACCGGCGATGTTCAACAAGCGATTGCCGCCGGAGAGCGGTCGGTCGCACTTGCGCCGCGCAGCCTCGGCGCCCGCGTCAATTTCATTCTGGCGCTGACGCGCGGCGGCGACTGGCAGAAGGCGGCAGTCGCCTGCGAAGAGGCCTTGTCCGCCTTTGCCGACAATCCGACCCTGCTGACGCAGATGGGACATATCCTCCTGCAACTGGATCGCAGGGAAGAGGCCGAAGAGCACTTGCGCCGGGCGCTTGCCATCCGCCCCGAGGAGCATGAAGCAAGCTATAACCTCGGCGTGCTCCTGCAACGCCAGGGCAATGACGGCGAGGCCGTCGAGTATTACCGGCGCACATTGGATTCCGATCCGCGTCATCAGGGCGCGATCATCAACCGCGCCGTCTGCCTGCGCAATCTCGGCCGGGTGACGGATGCGTTGACGGCGCTGGAAAGCGCGCCGCTCAAGCCGGAGGACTTCCCTGCGCTTGCGTACAATATCGCCTGGACGAAGCTGCTGCTCGGCCGGTGGAGCGAGGCCTGGGCCGATTACGAGAAGCGCGTCGGCGTGTTGCCGCAGCCTGCGCGGGCGACCGTGTCGGACGCGCCGCTCTGGCGTGGCGAGGATCTGACGGGCAAGACGGTCGTCGTCCTGCACGAACAGGGGCTCGGAGACACCATCCAGTTCGTCCGCCTCTTGCCGCTGATCGGCGAGAAGGCCGAGAAAGTCATCTTCGTCTGCCAGCCGCAGTTGCATGCGTTGCTGAAGACCTTTCCGGCGTTTCGCGACAATTCCGAGCGGTTTGAATTGGTCGCAGACGGTGAGGCGCCGTTGCCGACGCATGATTATCACAAGCTACTAATGTCGCTTCCGGGTCTGCTCGGTCTGCAGCCGGATCAGCCGAATGGCGGTTTTCCGTATCTGTCCGCCGAGCCAGAGCGCAAGGACAAATGGGCGGCCTTTCCCGATCGTCCAGAAGGCACGGCAAGGCCGCTCAGGATCGGATTGTCGTGGCAGGGCAACCCGAATGCCGCCACCGAGCGCGGGCGGTCGGTGCCGCTGGAGGTGTTCGCGACGCTTGGAGCCCTCGGCGATGGCGTGGAGTTCATTTCGTTGCAGAAGGGGCCCGGTGCGGATCAGCCGGCGCCCGATGGCCTCAATCTGCTGAAACCCGGTCCCGATTTCGACGCCGGGTCGGACGCCTTTCTGGATACGGCCGGCCTCATCGCATCGCTTGATCTCGTCATCACCTCCGATACGGCCGTCGCACATCTGGCCGGCGCCATGGGGCGTCCCGTCTGGCTGCTGCTGATGGCCGCGCCCGACTGGCGCTGGGGTCTTTCTGGCGAGCTGACGGCCTGGTATCCGACCATGCGGTTGTTCCGGCAGCCGGAGCAGGGCGATTGGGCCGGCGTCATGGCGCGGGTCGCGACGGAGCTGAAGGGGCTTGTCGACGCGCCGCAGCCGATCGATCCGGACCCGGGTACGATCGCCCTGGAGCAGGCGATCGCCGTCAACAGGCGTGGCGACTTTACCGGCGCGGCGAAGCTCTACCGGCACATGATGGCGCGGCGTGGGCGGTCGGCCCAGCTTCTCAACCTGACGGCCATGGCGGAGTTGGAGGCGGGAGGACGGGCCCGCGAGGCGGCACTCGCCTGCCTGCCTCTGGCGCTGCACTCACTGGCGCTGGCGCCGGCCGTCACGGATTTCTGGAGCAATCTTTCCATCGCGCTCGACAGTGCCGGGTTTCACCGGGATTCGGAGCGGGCGCTGATCGTCGCGCTGAAGGTCGATCCGGCCCACATCCCTTCGCATCTCTCGCTCGTGCGTCGCGAAATCGCTGCCGGTCATCCCGATGGCGCGTTGTCGCGCGCCAAGGCGCTGCTGTCTCATCATCCGGACAATCTCGCGGTGCTTTCCGCCTATGCAAATGCCTGCACCGCGATCGACCGGCCGGAGGAGGCCGAACGGGCGCTCGCCAAGGCCTGCCGGCTGGCGCCAGCGGACAGCAAGCTGCTGGTCCAGTGGGGTGCGGCGCTTCTGGCGCTGGGCCGGTCCGATGAGGCCGCTAGGGCCTGGGAACGGGCGATCATCGCCGATCCCGCCAATTCCGATGCCTGGAACAATCTCGGCGTCCAGGAGCGCAGCCATGGTGAGCCGGACATTGCCGTCTGGTTCCAGCGCCAGGCGGTTGCGGCACGGCCCGGCAATGCGGAAGCCTGGTCGAATCTCGGCGTCAGCGAAATGGACGCGGGGCGGGAGGAGGAGGCCATCGCCTGCTTCCGCAAGGCAATCGAACTGCGTCCAGCTTACGCCGATCCGAAGATGGCGCTCGGCATGGCGCTGATGAACAATGGCGATCTCGCCGCCGGCCTGCCGCTTTACGAGGAGCGGCTGAACGTGGGCGCGCTCGGCCTTGGCGCGACCCGACCGAAGCTTGACGAATGGAAGGGCGAAGACCCGGCGGGCAAGAGCTTTCTTCTTTTGGCCGAGCAGGGTTTTGGCGACGCCTTCCAGTTCGTGCGTTATGCCGCGGTTCTCAAGGAACGGGGTGCGGCCAAGGTTTTCGTCGGTTGCCGGGGGAAGATCGCCGCGCTGATGGCCGGGGCCAAGGGCGTCGATGGCGTGGTGCGCGAAGGCGACCGGTTTCCGGCGACCGACTACTATGCCTTCATGATGAGCCTGCCGATGCTTTGCGGCACGCGCGTCGAGAGCATACCGAGCTATCCAAGTTATCTGACGGCGAACGATGAGCGGCAGACCCGCTGGGCGGAATGGCTGAACCGGAAGCCCGGTTTCCGCGTGGGGATCGTCTGGCAGGGCAATCCGGATCCGAAGGTCGATCGCGGCCGGAGTTTCCCGCTTTCGACGCTGGAGCCTTTGGCCGCGATCCCGGGCGTTCGGCTGATCGCGCTGCAGAAGGGGCCGGGCGAGGAACAGATCGCCGCGCTTTCCGGTCGTTTCGCAATAGACCAGCCGCCGGAGGATTTCGATAGCGGTCCGGATGCCTTTGCCGATACCGCGGCGATGATGATGAACCTCGACCTCATCGTCACATCGGACACGGCCACCGCCCATCTTGCCGGCGCGCTCGGCAAGCCCGTCTGGATCCTGTTGAAGGCGAAAGCCGAATGGCGGTTCCTGCGCGGCCGGTCGGATTCCCCCTGGTATCCCTCGGCACGGCTCTTCCGACAGGTCGCCGGCGAAACGCCGGGCTCACCATTTGCCGGAGCGGTCGGTCGCCTCGCCAGGGAGCTGGAAAAGCTGGTCCGCGGTGACCGCTCCGTTCTGTTTCGCACGCATGTCGAGCCGGAAGCGCCTCCGGCACCCACCAGCGAGCGCGAGCAGTTCGCGGCTGCCATTCGAGCCCATGTTGCCGGAAAGACGGAAGTGGCGCGAAAGGGCTATGCCGGGCTCTTGAGCAAGCCGAAGACCGAACCGGAAGCGCTGCATATGCTGGGCGCGATGGCGCTGGAGACGCAGAATTTCGCGCGCGCGCATCTCTTCTTCCTGAAGGCGCAGGAGAAGGGGCTGAAGACCCGCGAGTTTCGCACGAACTTCGCCATTGCGCTTCGCAATCTTGGCAAGGTTGCGGAGGCCGAGGCGATGCTGAGGGGATGCCTGGCCGAGAAGGAAACGGCGGAAGCGCAGATGACGCTCGGCAATCTGCTGCGCGATGACGGGCGCTTTTCCGAGGCGATCGCGGCCTATGAACGGGCGATCATTCTCAGGCCGGAAATCTCCAAGTCGCATCGGGGCCTCGCCAACGCGCTGAAGGATGTGGGGCGCACCGACGAGGCGATCGATGCGTTCAACAAGGCGCTGGCTTTGGCGCCGGGCGATACGGAGACGCTGATCGACCGGGCGCATGCCTATCTGCAGAAAGGCAATCTGCCGGCTGGCTTCAAGGATTACGAGCACCGCTTCTTCGGCCTCGAGATGAAGGACCGGAAACTGGCGATCCCGCGCTGGCGGGGCGAGCCGATCGGCGACAAGGTTTTGTTCGTCCACGGCGAACAGGGATTCGGCGACCAGATCCAGTTTGCCCGTTTCGTGGTGCAAGCTGCCACAATGGCCGGACACGTCGTCCTTGAACTTCGCGATCCGCTGATCCCGCTGTTTCGCGCGCTGCCGGGCACGGAAAACGTTATCATCACGCGTCAGGGTATCGATCCTGTGCCGATCGCGGATTTCGAAATTCCGATGCTCAGCCTGCCGCTGGTGTTTGGCACGACCCTGGAAACCCTGCCGCGGCCGGTGCCCTTTGCGGTCGATCAGGCTGCTGTCGAGACCTGGCGCGCAACGTTTGGCGGCAAGGGCAAGTTCCGCGTCGGTCTCGTCTGGCAGGGCAATCCGAATGCGCGCGCCGACAATGGCCGCTCGCCGCCGCTGAAAAGCCTGGCGCCTCTCTTCGATCTTCCGGACATGCATTTCGTGGCTCTGCAGTTTCGCGATGGCCTCGACCAGTTGCGTGACGTGCCGTTTGCCGATCGCATCGAGGTGCCGGGCGAGGCGCTCGGCGATTTTGCCAGCACGGCAGCGGCGATGCAGGCTCTGGATCTCGTCATTTCCTCCTGCACCTCGTCGCTGCACCTTGCCGCGACGCAGGGCCTGCCGACCTTCGGGCTGTTGAAATACAATTCCGACTGGCGCTGGATGCGTGACCGGTCGGACAGCCCCTGGTACCCGAAACTCAGGCTCATTCGCCAGCCGAAGATGGGTGACTGGGACAGCGTCGCGGAAAAGGCGGCGACCGCGCTGAAGAGCTTCGCGGAGTGGCGCCGATGA
- a CDS encoding tetratricopeptide repeat protein, which produces MTGGEDDGAMLKRAFDLHTAGDFAAALAIYEQLLEEAPNHPDALRLAASAKRSAGDLAGALVLFERLTAEETVQAEVWFNYGNALADAGRFADSIAAYQKAIDGGNRTAEVYANLGIAEVGGGNHHAAIAAYHTALGLDPRHKTAMHNLGNALVEAGDLDGAIDMLRRTVAVYPDLAEARYNLALALLRAGDFAAGFRHYEWRWRTEKFPARPRHTEVADWGGRPYPGKTLLVHAEQGLGDTIQFAKLLPLARSLGGRLVLQVPDKLVRLLSRLQGFDSIVGDSEDPGSFDLQSPLLGLPQRLQLTPGSIPVARSHLTVEPERILHWRKALRLEGGAKAIGLVWKGNPNSPVERGRSLAGPRELAPFAALTDVRLIALQKLAAGMLERADTPSGWKVGGLDFVLEHPGPDFDAGADAFIDTAGIMANLGGVVSVCTAPLHLAGALGVPSVALLKTAADWRWMTERTDTPWYPSMTLCRQTRSGDFGPAIAAAVDVVSGWLSVQR; this is translated from the coding sequence ATGACGGGCGGCGAAGATGATGGTGCCATGTTGAAGCGTGCCTTCGATCTGCACACGGCCGGCGATTTCGCGGCGGCGCTTGCGATTTATGAACAACTGCTTGAAGAGGCGCCGAACCATCCCGACGCGCTGCGGCTTGCCGCTTCGGCAAAGCGCTCCGCCGGCGATCTTGCCGGCGCGCTGGTACTTTTCGAAAGGTTGACGGCAGAAGAGACCGTACAGGCGGAAGTCTGGTTCAACTACGGCAATGCGCTTGCGGACGCCGGGCGGTTTGCGGATTCGATAGCCGCCTATCAAAAGGCGATTGACGGCGGCAATAGGACGGCGGAGGTCTACGCCAATCTCGGGATTGCCGAGGTGGGCGGCGGCAATCATCACGCGGCCATCGCCGCCTATCATACCGCGCTCGGTCTTGACCCGCGCCACAAGACGGCCATGCACAATCTCGGCAACGCGCTGGTCGAAGCCGGGGATCTCGACGGCGCCATCGACATGTTGCGGCGGACGGTCGCCGTCTATCCTGATCTTGCCGAGGCACGCTACAATCTTGCGCTGGCGTTGCTTCGGGCCGGCGATTTTGCCGCCGGCTTCCGCCACTACGAGTGGCGCTGGCGGACGGAGAAGTTTCCCGCACGACCGCGACATACGGAAGTCGCCGACTGGGGCGGACGGCCCTATCCCGGCAAGACGCTGCTCGTGCATGCGGAGCAGGGGCTCGGCGATACCATCCAGTTCGCGAAGCTGCTACCGCTGGCCCGCTCGCTCGGCGGCCGGCTGGTCCTGCAGGTTCCGGACAAGCTGGTGAGGCTGCTTTCCCGCCTGCAGGGTTTCGACAGCATCGTCGGCGACAGCGAGGATCCCGGATCCTTCGACCTGCAATCGCCGCTTCTCGGCCTGCCGCAACGGCTGCAGCTGACGCCGGGCAGCATACCGGTCGCCCGGTCGCACCTGACGGTCGAACCGGAGCGTATCCTTCACTGGCGCAAGGCGTTGCGGCTCGAGGGCGGCGCAAAGGCGATCGGCCTTGTCTGGAAAGGCAATCCGAACTCACCGGTCGAGCGCGGCCGCAGCCTTGCCGGACCACGTGAGCTGGCGCCCTTTGCCGCTCTAACGGATGTCCGGCTGATCGCTCTGCAGAAGCTGGCGGCGGGCATGCTGGAGCGGGCCGATACGCCGTCGGGCTGGAAGGTCGGCGGACTGGATTTCGTCCTGGAGCATCCGGGTCCGGACTTCGATGCGGGAGCGGACGCCTTCATCGACACCGCCGGCATCATGGCCAATCTTGGCGGGGTCGTGTCGGTCTGTACTGCGCCGCTGCACCTTGCCGGAGCACTCGGCGTGCCGAGTGTAGCGCTTTTGAAAACGGCGGCCGACTGGCGCTGGATGACAGAGCGGACCGATACGCCCTGGTATCCTTCCATGACGCTCTGCCGGCAGACACGGTCGGGCGATTTCGGCCCGGCGATCGCCGCTGCCGTTGACGTGGTCTCGGGCTGGCTTTCAGTTCAGAGATAG
- a CDS encoding glycosyltransferase family 4 protein → MRKPVIIHWGISSFFGWGIYGLNLALNWSADADFEPVCSLPLRGDQIAVDPLRQQALSPFFKASLDFVKRLEERAGKPTSVNAPVLVGLGNDFQTMPGAHGVMLQGAPNLGVVFFEVPQLSEDVLERARSFPLIVTGSTWNERILRAYGLTNVKTVIQGIDQTLFHPAQKQGVLKDRFLVFTGGKLERRKGQDLVVAAFTRFAKRHPDALLAAAWHSPWPQLAKSLDESGMTAPLPFTAEGKVDQAAWAETNGIARNQFLDLGAIPNALMAPVLREMDVAVFPNRSEGGTNLVAMEAMACGVPAILSANTGHLDLIDGNNCYALEKQTPVDGSGAGVGSVAGWGESDVDEIDEMLERAYRDRADARRRGDRGAAKLAGYSWSRTADQMKAIVSGYL, encoded by the coding sequence ATGAGAAAACCGGTCATCATTCACTGGGGCATTTCCAGCTTCTTCGGCTGGGGAATCTACGGCCTCAACCTCGCCCTCAACTGGTCGGCCGATGCCGATTTCGAACCAGTCTGCTCCCTGCCGCTCCGGGGCGACCAGATCGCCGTTGATCCGCTGCGCCAGCAGGCGCTCTCCCCGTTTTTCAAGGCCTCGCTCGACTTCGTCAAACGGCTGGAAGAGCGCGCCGGCAAGCCGACCAGCGTCAACGCGCCCGTCCTGGTCGGGCTCGGCAACGATTTCCAGACGATGCCCGGCGCCCATGGCGTGATGCTGCAGGGCGCGCCGAACCTCGGTGTCGTCTTCTTCGAAGTGCCGCAACTGTCCGAGGACGTCCTTGAGCGCGCCCGGTCCTTTCCGCTGATCGTCACAGGCTCGACCTGGAACGAACGGATTCTGCGCGCCTACGGGCTGACCAACGTGAAGACTGTCATCCAGGGCATCGACCAGACGCTGTTCCATCCCGCGCAAAAGCAAGGCGTTCTGAAGGATCGCTTCCTCGTTTTCACCGGCGGCAAGCTGGAACGGCGCAAGGGCCAGGACCTCGTGGTCGCGGCCTTTACCCGCTTTGCCAAGCGCCATCCCGACGCGCTTTTGGCGGCGGCCTGGCACAGTCCGTGGCCGCAGCTGGCAAAGAGCCTGGACGAAAGCGGCATGACCGCGCCCTTGCCGTTTACCGCGGAAGGCAAGGTCGACCAGGCCGCATGGGCGGAGACGAATGGCATTGCCCGCAACCAGTTCCTCGACCTTGGCGCCATCCCCAACGCGCTGATGGCGCCGGTGCTCCGCGAGATGGACGTCGCGGTGTTCCCCAACCGTTCGGAAGGTGGCACCAACCTCGTCGCCATGGAGGCCATGGCCTGCGGCGTGCCGGCGATCCTGTCGGCCAATACCGGCCATCTCGATCTGATCGACGGCAACAACTGCTATGCGCTGGAAAAGCAGACACCGGTGGACGGCAGCGGCGCCGGCGTCGGCTCGGTCGCCGGCTGGGGCGAAAGCGATGTGGACGAGATCGACGAGATGCTGGAGCGCGCCTATCGCGATCGCGCGGATGCCCGCAGGCGCGGCGATCGCGGCGCGGCCAAGCTCGCCGGCTATTCCTGGTCGCGCACGGCCGACCAGATGAAGGCGATCGTCAGCGGCTATCTCTGA